One part of the Musa acuminata AAA Group cultivar baxijiao chromosome BXJ1-5, Cavendish_Baxijiao_AAA, whole genome shotgun sequence genome encodes these proteins:
- the LOC135674162 gene encoding uncharacterized protein LOC135674162 isoform X1, which translates to MLPFFQSPAVNIHAQVPNDPSLQQQAALFNQMQFPDPSFVNSSNRNTNSNGFSATNVAAAAAAVAPLMAPSSFLNCPNILPVVQNNRLSVFPQQHVQFGAAQHLNQQLLALQLLGISRGMPQNAQQFQGQLQNLNMFTPLPPGVGPFSVNNRPQNFNFIGGLPNGQICFPTTMMHRNQIADLNSPASSCLGSNKPEHLGNHPMVAVGNSHTSLCNGALCTGGKKISFTHEGKHESLVNPKKLHQPNIWSPTKNHHPMKYNQPGNLWPQVHCLEDGGSDIISVNSAKKGFTRHLHGQRKTKYTRKPQFQDFKSIESNKRMFNGTSGRVQKKWKGEPQFAKCNKPILTERPRCLPVTYTEHEIQQWIEARRKNFPTTANIKKKLVQSDVNNEDADDDARLRRQQLKQVLAKQAELGVEVAEIPQGYLSELENQSGGQENNSKVLNMTNNFPNKHICKRVRHQEKWQAKRLKLTNESSADATSILRREPTLLRKLLSSDIRRDNSSLLQAFRFMILNSFFEHWPGKLLEFPSFTVRDIQCENGTAVEKTSSLNCINNVEFEVGQCSVVKEIEGPKQNCVRDDAGFSSENGQ; encoded by the exons ATGCTTCCCTTTTTCCAATCGCCCGCCGTTAATATCCATGCCCAAGTGCCCAACGATCCCTCTCTCCAACAG CAGGCGGCCCTGTTCAACCAGATGCAGTTTCCAGACCCTTCTTTCGTCAATTCAAGCAATCGGAATACCAATTCGAACGGTTTCAGTGCGACAAatgttgctgccgccgccgctgctgtggCTCCTCTGATGGCTCCGTCTTCCTTTCTGAATTGCCCTAATATTTTGCCCGTGGTGCAAAATAATCGCTTGAGCGTCTTCCCTCAGCAGCACGTTCAGTTTGGGGCTGCTCAACACCTGAACCAGCAGCTTTTGGCGTTGCAACTTCTCGGGATATCTCGTGGCATGCCTCAGAATGCACAACAGTTCCAAGGGCAACTGCAGAACCTGAACATGTTCACCCCGCTTCCACCTGGTGTTGGCCCCTTTTCTGTGAACAATCGgcctcaaaatttcaactttaTTGGTGGCTTACCTAATGGACAGATATGTTTTCCAACTACGATGATGCACAGGAATCAAATTGCTGATCTCAACTCTCCTGCATCATCGTGCTTGGGTTCTAACAAACCTGAGCATCTTGGGAATCACCCAATGGTTGCTGTGGGAAATTCACATACAAGTTTATGTAATGGTGCATTGTGTACGGGAGGGAAGAAAATTTCCTTCACTCATGAAGGCAAACATGAATCTCTTGTCAATCCTAAGAAGTTGCATCAGCCTAATATATGGAGTCCTACGAAAAATCATCATCCTATGAAGTATAATCAACCAGGAAACTTGTGGCCTCAG GTCCATTGTCTTGAAGATGGTGGAAGTGATATCATTTCTGTAAATTCTGCAAAAAAGGGTTTCACTAGACATCTTCATGGGCAGAGAAAGACAAAATATACAAG AAAACCACAGTTTCAAGATTTCAAAAGCATAGAGAGCAATAAGAGGATGTTTAATGGAACTAGTGGAAGAG TTCAGAAGAAATGGAAAGGAGAACCTCAGTTTGCAAAGTGTAACAAACCAATTTTAACAGAACGCCCAAG GTGCCTTCCTGTAACTTACACTGAACATGAAATCCAACAATGGATTGAAGCACGACGGAAGAATTTCCCGACCACAGCCAACATCAAGAAG AAATTGGTTCAATCTGATGTCAATAATGAAGATGCTGATGACGATGCCCGATTACGCCGCCAG CAATTGAAGCAGGTTCTAGCTAAACAGGCAGAATTGGGTGTTGAAGTAGCTGAGATACCCCAAGGCTATCTTTCTGAACTGGAGAACCAATCTGGTGGGCAGGAGAATAATTCAAAGGTGCTGAATATGACCAACAATTTTCCAAACAAACACATCTGCAAGAGGGTCAGGCATCAAGAAAAGTGGCAAGCAAAAAGGCTGAAGTTGACGAATGAATCATCTGCTGATGCTACTTCAATTTTGAGAAGGGAACCAACTCTTTTGCGAAAGCTCCTGAGTTCTGATATTAGAAGAGACAACAGCAGTCTTTTACAAGCTTTTAGGTTCATGATCCTAAATTCTTTCTTTGAGCATTGGCCGGGAAAACTTTTGGAGTTTCCATCTTTTACAGTGAGAGACATACAATGTGAAAATGGGACTGCAGTGGAGAAGACATCATCTTTGAATTGCATAAACAATGTTGAATTTGAGGTTGGCCAGTGTTCTGTAGTTAAGGAAATTGAGGGTCCGAAACAAAATTGTGTTAGGGATGATGCAGGTTTTTCAAGCGAGAATGGCCAGTAA
- the LOC135674162 gene encoding uncharacterized protein LOC135674162 isoform X2 yields the protein MLPFFQSPAVNIHAQVPNDPSLQQAALFNQMQFPDPSFVNSSNRNTNSNGFSATNVAAAAAAVAPLMAPSSFLNCPNILPVVQNNRLSVFPQQHVQFGAAQHLNQQLLALQLLGISRGMPQNAQQFQGQLQNLNMFTPLPPGVGPFSVNNRPQNFNFIGGLPNGQICFPTTMMHRNQIADLNSPASSCLGSNKPEHLGNHPMVAVGNSHTSLCNGALCTGGKKISFTHEGKHESLVNPKKLHQPNIWSPTKNHHPMKYNQPGNLWPQVHCLEDGGSDIISVNSAKKGFTRHLHGQRKTKYTRKPQFQDFKSIESNKRMFNGTSGRVQKKWKGEPQFAKCNKPILTERPRCLPVTYTEHEIQQWIEARRKNFPTTANIKKKLVQSDVNNEDADDDARLRRQQLKQVLAKQAELGVEVAEIPQGYLSELENQSGGQENNSKVLNMTNNFPNKHICKRVRHQEKWQAKRLKLTNESSADATSILRREPTLLRKLLSSDIRRDNSSLLQAFRFMILNSFFEHWPGKLLEFPSFTVRDIQCENGTAVEKTSSLNCINNVEFEVGQCSVVKEIEGPKQNCVRDDAGFSSENGQ from the exons ATGCTTCCCTTTTTCCAATCGCCCGCCGTTAATATCCATGCCCAAGTGCCCAACGATCCCTCTCTCCAACAG GCGGCCCTGTTCAACCAGATGCAGTTTCCAGACCCTTCTTTCGTCAATTCAAGCAATCGGAATACCAATTCGAACGGTTTCAGTGCGACAAatgttgctgccgccgccgctgctgtggCTCCTCTGATGGCTCCGTCTTCCTTTCTGAATTGCCCTAATATTTTGCCCGTGGTGCAAAATAATCGCTTGAGCGTCTTCCCTCAGCAGCACGTTCAGTTTGGGGCTGCTCAACACCTGAACCAGCAGCTTTTGGCGTTGCAACTTCTCGGGATATCTCGTGGCATGCCTCAGAATGCACAACAGTTCCAAGGGCAACTGCAGAACCTGAACATGTTCACCCCGCTTCCACCTGGTGTTGGCCCCTTTTCTGTGAACAATCGgcctcaaaatttcaactttaTTGGTGGCTTACCTAATGGACAGATATGTTTTCCAACTACGATGATGCACAGGAATCAAATTGCTGATCTCAACTCTCCTGCATCATCGTGCTTGGGTTCTAACAAACCTGAGCATCTTGGGAATCACCCAATGGTTGCTGTGGGAAATTCACATACAAGTTTATGTAATGGTGCATTGTGTACGGGAGGGAAGAAAATTTCCTTCACTCATGAAGGCAAACATGAATCTCTTGTCAATCCTAAGAAGTTGCATCAGCCTAATATATGGAGTCCTACGAAAAATCATCATCCTATGAAGTATAATCAACCAGGAAACTTGTGGCCTCAG GTCCATTGTCTTGAAGATGGTGGAAGTGATATCATTTCTGTAAATTCTGCAAAAAAGGGTTTCACTAGACATCTTCATGGGCAGAGAAAGACAAAATATACAAG AAAACCACAGTTTCAAGATTTCAAAAGCATAGAGAGCAATAAGAGGATGTTTAATGGAACTAGTGGAAGAG TTCAGAAGAAATGGAAAGGAGAACCTCAGTTTGCAAAGTGTAACAAACCAATTTTAACAGAACGCCCAAG GTGCCTTCCTGTAACTTACACTGAACATGAAATCCAACAATGGATTGAAGCACGACGGAAGAATTTCCCGACCACAGCCAACATCAAGAAG AAATTGGTTCAATCTGATGTCAATAATGAAGATGCTGATGACGATGCCCGATTACGCCGCCAG CAATTGAAGCAGGTTCTAGCTAAACAGGCAGAATTGGGTGTTGAAGTAGCTGAGATACCCCAAGGCTATCTTTCTGAACTGGAGAACCAATCTGGTGGGCAGGAGAATAATTCAAAGGTGCTGAATATGACCAACAATTTTCCAAACAAACACATCTGCAAGAGGGTCAGGCATCAAGAAAAGTGGCAAGCAAAAAGGCTGAAGTTGACGAATGAATCATCTGCTGATGCTACTTCAATTTTGAGAAGGGAACCAACTCTTTTGCGAAAGCTCCTGAGTTCTGATATTAGAAGAGACAACAGCAGTCTTTTACAAGCTTTTAGGTTCATGATCCTAAATTCTTTCTTTGAGCATTGGCCGGGAAAACTTTTGGAGTTTCCATCTTTTACAGTGAGAGACATACAATGTGAAAATGGGACTGCAGTGGAGAAGACATCATCTTTGAATTGCATAAACAATGTTGAATTTGAGGTTGGCCAGTGTTCTGTAGTTAAGGAAATTGAGGGTCCGAAACAAAATTGTGTTAGGGATGATGCAGGTTTTTCAAGCGAGAATGGCCAGTAA